A stretch of the Papaver somniferum cultivar HN1 chromosome 6, ASM357369v1, whole genome shotgun sequence genome encodes the following:
- the LOC113289040 gene encoding F-box/LRR-repeat protein 10-like — MTKSTAPEGQTLEYLPSVLLASIMTKLDVSSICSVASTCKTFNACASQILSFLPNFHLIDIAPPMKQLTPLLPTNPYLKSIRVDCKRLDDKAIDCLLKPSLEELYLYNCEDFSGKLLSRIGFQCSNLKSLYLGLVAEKRGRSIWVSDLEELLCGCSVLESLSLMFDISMFLPDHSALAWTLASPNLVNLEIGEISSILMSEILNPTAERQQQLLPSEMQTPMLPNIQKLCITVDYVTDTLVGTISECLLNLTHLDLQDAPVIEPNSSFDLSNSGLQRINQHGRLKHLSLVRSQQYLRTYFRRVNDLGILYMADKCLNMESISLGGFCRVTDSGFRAILHSCANLQKLRISRGAQLTDLVFHDISATSLSLTNVSLRWCNLLTDHAVVCLAYNMDLNVLDLRECRHLGDESLKAISVLLKLKTLLLDDSDITDTGLSYLGEGVLSSLTSLSVRGCKKLTHKCISSIFEGSSVRSLQNLDLSYLPNFSDNGILLLAKTRARIIELRMRGCPLIGDSSVMALASMQVEDGWWHGSSLRLMDLYECRGITQLSFRWFKKPYFPRLRWFGVTGSINAVMVEALKRSRPLLHIACRGEELGIGHWDSSEGLYRHDREEVDELEQWLLEGENGTDYGTDFENEDGEGGMDEDYEGEGGLEIAVEINNGDDEMVELL; from the exons ATGACAAAATCCACAGCACCAGAAGGTCAAACCTTAGAGTATTTACCATCTGTACTTTTAGCTTCAATAATGACCAAATTAGATGTCTCTTCGATCTGTTCTGTTGCTTCTACTTGTAAAACTTTTAATGCTTGTGCTTCTCAAATCCTTTCGTTTCTCCCTAATTTCCATCTCATT GATATAGCACCTCCAATGAAGCAGTTGACTCCTTTATTGCCTACAAATCCTTACTTGAAAAGTATTAGAGTTGACTGTAAACGACTTGATGATAAGGCTATTGATTGCTTACTGAAACCTTCTTTGGAGGAGCTTTATCTGTATAACTGTGAAGATTTCAGCGGAAAATTGCTTTCCAGGATTGGATTTCAGTGCAGCAATCTTAA GTCTCTCTACTTGGGTTTAGTGGCTGAGAAAAGAGGGCGAAGTATCTGGGTTTCTGATCTGGAGGAATTACTCTGTGGTTGTTCAGTATTAGAA TCACTGAGCCTGATGTTTGATATCTCGATGTTTCTGCCGGATCATTCTGCTCTAGCATGGACACTTGCTTCGCCAAATCTTGTAAATCTTGAGATTGGTGAGATCTCTTCAATTCTGATGAGTGAAATACTTAACCCCACTGCAGAACGTCAGCAGCAGCTGctcccatctgagatgcagaCACCCATGCTGCCCAACATCCAAAAGCTGTGCATTACAGTAGATTATGTTACAGATACTTTAGTTGGTACGATTAGTGAATGTCTGCTAAATTTAACTCATCTGGATCTTCAAGATGCCCCTGTCATAGAGCCAAATTCCTCGTTTGACCTCAGCAACTCTGGTCTTCAACGAATTAACCAGCATGGGAGATTAAAGCATCTCTCCTTGGTCCGGAGTCAACAATATCTCCGCACCTACTTCAGGCGAGTCAATGACCTTGGTATTCTCTACATGGCAGATAAGTGCTTGAATATGGAAAGCATCTCTCTTGGTGGTTTCTGTCGTGTTACAGATTCAGGTTTCAGGGCAATATTGCACTCATGTGCAAACCTTCAAAAATTGAGGATCTCCCGTGGAGCCCAGTTAACAGATTTGGTTTTCCATGACATATCTGCAACCTCTCTCTCTCTTACGAATGTTAGCTTGAGATGGTGCAATCTCTTAACCGACCATGCAGTCGTGTGCTTAGCATACAACATGGATCTCAATGTTCTAGACTTGAGAGAATGTCGACACCTAGGTGACGAATCGCTGAAAGCAATTAGTGTTCTTCTTAAGTTGAAGACGTTGCTGTTAGATGACTCTGATATTACTGATACAGGATTGTCGTACTTGGGAGAGGGAGTACTGAGTTCGTTAACCTCTCTGTCTGTTAGAGGTTGCAAGAAACttacgcacaagtgtatttcttctATATTTGAGGGCTCTTCTGTTCGATCATTGCAGAACTTAGACCTCTCCTATCTTCCTAATTTCTCGGACAACGGGATTCTGTTACTTGCTAAAACTAGGGCGCGGATCATTGAATTACGTATGCGGGGGTGTCCGCTCATCGGCGACTCTTCGGTGATGGCATTGGCTTCGATGCAAGTTGAGGATGGTTGGTGGCACGGGAGTAGCTTGAGGTTGATGGATCTTTATGAATGCAGGGGAATTACACAACTCTCATTTCGATGGTTTAAGAAGCCCTACTTCCCGAGGTTGAGATGGTTTGGAGTGACAGGTAGTATAAACGCAGTTATGGTGGAAGCTCTAAAAAGGAGTCGGCCGTTGTTGCACATTGCTTGTCGCGGTGAGGAATTGGGAATAGGTCACTGGGATAGCTCAGAGGGTTTGTACAGGCATGATCGTGAAGAAGTAGATGAACTTGAACAATGGCTGCTTGAAGGTGAGAATGGGACTGATTATGGAACCGATTTTGAAAATGAAGATGGTGAGGGTGGGATGGATGAGGATTACGAGGGTGAAGGTGGTCTGGAAATTGCAGTTGAGATTAATAATGGTGATGATGAAATGGTGGAATTGTTGTAA